A window of Longispora fulva contains these coding sequences:
- a CDS encoding TM2 domain-containing protein, with the protein MTYPSSDDAAHQPHGSEQYPAAPTSVPPSYGAPSPVPPTYGTPPVPPVTSVPPSYGTVPSGPPAYGTPPVTSVPPSYGTPPPASYDTPPGQYGAPAAGQYGQVPPPGYAPGPQYGYPVDPMTGEILSDKSKLVAGLLQIFLGGFGVGRFYTGHTNIAIAQIAVTWLTCGFGSLWPLIDGILILVNGGTDIQGRKLRDN; encoded by the coding sequence GTGACGTACCCATCCTCTGACGACGCCGCTCACCAGCCTCACGGGAGTGAGCAGTACCCAGCCGCCCCGACGTCCGTCCCGCCGTCGTACGGCGCGCCGAGTCCGGTGCCGCCGACCTACGGCACGCCCCCGGTGCCTCCCGTGACCTCCGTGCCGCCGTCGTACGGGACGGTGCCGTCCGGTCCGCCGGCGTACGGCACCCCGCCGGTGACCTCCGTGCCGCCGTCCTACGGCACGCCGCCGCCCGCGTCCTACGACACCCCGCCGGGTCAGTACGGCGCGCCCGCGGCCGGCCAGTACGGCCAGGTCCCGCCACCCGGCTACGCCCCCGGCCCGCAGTACGGGTACCCGGTCGACCCGATGACCGGGGAGATCCTGTCCGACAAGAGCAAGCTGGTCGCCGGCCTGTTGCAGATCTTCCTGGGCGGGTTCGGGGTGGGCCGGTTCTACACCGGACACACCAACATCGCCATCGCCCAGATCGCGGTGACGTGGCTGACCTGCGGGTTCGGTAGCTTGTGGCCGCTGATCGACGGGATTTTGATCCTGGTGAACGGCGGCACGGACATCCAGGGCCGCAAACTCCGCGACAACTGA
- a CDS encoding polymorphic toxin-type HINT domain-containing protein — protein MVGDLVWATDPETGDATAEPVTQLHLNNDHDLTDLQIINAAGETSIIHTMQEHPFWDATERTWVDAGKLPPGHGLTTSNRSAQYVGTVTNYTAQDWMHNPHSRRDPHVLCRCRRHARPRTQHRVRCSRRRFHRQAPW, from the coding sequence ATGGTCGGCGACTTGGTCTGGGCCACTGATCCAGAGACCGGCGATGCGACCGCTGAACCCGTCACCCAACTGCATCTCAACAATGACCATGACCTCACCGACCTGCAGATCATCAATGCGGCCGGCGAGACCAGCATCATCCACACGATGCAAGAACACCCCTTCTGGGACGCGACAGAGCGTACATGGGTCGACGCTGGCAAACTGCCCCCCGGTCACGGACTGACCACCTCCAACAGGTCGGCCCAATACGTCGGAACCGTTACCAACTACACTGCCCAAGACTGGATGCACAACCCTCACAGTCGCCGGGATCCACACGTACTATGTCGTTGCAGGCGACACGCCCGTCCTCGTACACAACACAGGGTGCGCTGTTCCCGCCGTCGATTCCACAGGCAAGCTCCATGGTGA